Genomic DNA from Caldicellulosiruptor hydrothermalis 108:
AAGTGATTAAATTTGATAAAAGTAATCATACTAATGAGTAGATGCTCCTTCAAAAAAGGGGGTCAAAACTTATGCTCGGGTTTATAATGACCCTGATTGTTGCAGCAATTGCAGGGTATATAGGCGATGCACTAACCAAATACAAGATGCCAGGCGGGTTTATTGGAGCTATGATTGCGGGGCTTGTCGGGTCTTGGATTGGAGCGTATATTCCGTTTTTCAGAAAACTTGGTCCTGTCATTGCTGGTATTCCTATTATTCCAACCATCCTAGGTGCTGCAATATTTATATTTGTACTGGGACTGTTCAGAAAAGGCGCCGAAGAGGCAACAAAACAACAGCAGTAGTAAGATTTGGCTGATAAGGTACAACTCCTTATCAGCCTTTGTTTTTGGTAAGATAGTTTAGACATGTTATCTAAAAGGTTTTTGAAAAGTTTGTTTAAAAAATCAATAGTTTTTAATCGCAAATAATTGTATAGTCTATATTAGAAGAAGATATTTTGCAAGTTTATATACAATACTGTGTAGGAGGTAAAAGCTTAATGGCAAGTGTAAGATTAAAAGGTGTTTACAAGAGATATCCAGGTGGTGTTACAGCTGTTTCTGACTTTAACTTAGATATCGAGGACAAGGAATTTATAGTTTTGGTAGGACCATCTGGTTGCGGAAAAACCACAACTCTCAGAATGATAGCAGGTCTTGAAGAGGTAACAGAAGGCGAAATCTACATAGGGGACAAGCTGGTAAATGATGTCCCGCCAAAGGACAGAGACATTGCGATGGTTTTCCAGAACTATGCTTTGTATCCTCACATGACTGTTTTTGAAAACATGGCGTTTGGTCTCAAGCTCAGAAAGTTTCCAAAAGATGAGATAAAAAGACGTGTACATGAAGCAGCTAAGATTTTGGGAATTGAGCACCTGCTTGACAGAAAACCAAAGGCTCTGTCCGGTGGTCAGAGGCAGAGAGTGGCTTTAGGTCGTGCTATTGTCAGAGAGCCAAAGGTATTCCTCATGGATGAGCCTCTTTCAAACTTGGACGCAAAGCTCAGAGTCCAGATGAGAACAGAGCTATCTAAACTTCACAAGAGACTTGGAACAACATTCATCTACGTTACACACGACCAGACAGAAGCTATGACGATGGGTACAAGAATTGTTGTTATGAAAGATGGATTTATCCAGCAGGTTGATACACCACAGGTTCTGTATGAGCAACCTGCAAACCTGTTTGTTGCAGGTTTCATTGGTTCGCCACAGATGAACTTCATTGAATCAAGGATTGAACAAAAGGATAAGAACTTATATGTTGTATTTGGAAACAACGCAATAAAACTTCCAGAAGGAAAAGCAAAGAAAGTTGAAGAGCTCGGCTATGTTGGAAAGGAAGTTATAATGGGTATAAGACCAGAGGATTTGCACGACGAAGAGATATTCCTACAGACAGCTCAAGATGCTGTTGTTGATGCAAATGTTGATGTTGTTGAGATGCTTGGTTCTGAAACACTTCTGTATGTAGTTGTTGATGGTCTTAACCTCATTGCAAGAGTTGATCCAAGGTCAAAAGCAAAAGCTGGCGACAAGATCAAACTTGCGTTTGATGTCAACAGAATTCACCTGTTCGACAAAGAAACAGAGAAGGCTATTGTTCACTAAGCAAAAGAGGAATAAGCCCTTGCCATGTGGTAAAGCTGTGGCAGGGGCTTTTTGTTTTCAAAAACCTTTTACAACTGCAAAGAAAAAAAGTATAATAGATTTATAAAATACTATGAAAAAGGGTGAGGTATTGAGGTATGATGACACAAAAGGTTATTGATGTTTTAGAGCAGGCAAAAGACATCATCGACGATGAATTTGGATATATTGAAGCTGATGGTAGAGTTATCTACAGCTCAAATCCACTTTCTCAAAACAGGATAAACACGGTTGCAATTGACATGATAAAAACTGATACAGACCTTGAGATATTTGAAGGCCGCACATACAAGGTTTACAGAAGCCAGACAGACACCTATGTTCTTTATATAAACAACACAGAACCTCATGCTGAAAAGCTTTTGGACATGTTAAACCTTGTTGTGATGAAGGCAAAAGAGCCGGCTTCTGCGTATGATAAAAAGCTGTTTATAAAAAATCTTTTGTATGACAACATCCTGCCGGGGGAAATCTACACAAAGGCAAGAGAACTTCACATCGCAACAGGTGCAACAAGGGTTGTGTTTGCTATCTATATTCCAAATGCAAAAGAGATTAAAGATGTGAATATCGGTGAGATTTTGACAAGCATATTCCCAAAGAGCACAAAAGATTTTATTATCCAGCTTGACAACAATATTCTGGTTTTCATAAAAGAGCTAAAACCAGGTTCAAATAATGAGGATGCATACAAGGTTGCAAGGATTATACTTGACACACTCAACTCAGAACTCTTGCTCAAGGCATATATTGGAATTGGCTCTGTTGTTGATGACATAAAAGAACTTTCGATGTCTTATAAGGAGGCAGAAGCAGCGCTCAAAATAGGCTACATCTTTGAAAAGGACAAGTACATCGTAAGCTATCACAAGCTCGGCCTTGGAAGACTTATATATCAGATGCCAACAAAACTTTGTGAGATGTTCTTGGAAGAGGTCTTCAAGGATGTAAAACTTTCTGATTTTGACCCAGAGCTCATACAGACTGTTGAGATGTTCTTTGAATGCAACTTGAACGTCTCAGAGACAGCAAGACAGCTTTATATTCACAGAAATACCTTGGTTTACAGACTTGACAAGATAGAAAGAATGATAGGGCTTGACCTTAGAAAGTTCGAAGATGCTATTATCTTCAAGATGGCTATGCTTGTAAATCAATATTTAGAGTATACAAAGGGCAACATCACATTTTAAAAATTGCAGGTGAAAAGAATGGTAAAGTTTATAAATGTGAGCAAAAGGTATCCAAACGGGGTGCTTGCGCTCACAAATATCAATTTGACCATTGAAAAAGGTGAATTTGTATTTTTGGTTGGTTCAAGCGGGGCAGGAAAATCTACAATTGTAAAGCTTCTTTTGAAAGAGATTGACCCGACTGAGGGAGAGATTATTGTTGGTGAGTACAAGCTCACACAGCTTCCGAAAAGGGAGATACCATATTACAGAAGAAAGATTGGAATAGTATTTCAGGATTTTAGACTTCTCCCCAACAAAACAGTATATGAAAATGTGGAGTTTGCTATGCAAATAACAGGAGCACCTGCAAAAATCATCAGAAGACAGGTTCCTTATGTTCTGTCTTTGGTAGGGCTTGCGCACAAGGCAAAATGTTACCCGCACGAGCTTTCAGGCGGTGAGCAGCAGCGGGTTGCCTTGGCGCGAGCAATTGTAAATAAGCCCAACTTGCTTGTGGCTGATGAGCCAACAGGTAACTTAGACCCTGACACATCATGGGAGATAATGAGACTTTTAGAAGATATTAACAAGAGAGGAACAACTGTGCTTGTTGCAACACATGCTAAAGAGATTGTTGATAGCATGAGAAAAAGGGTTGTGGCAATTGACTGTGGCAGAATTGTGAAAGATCAACCTAAAGGAGTTTACAGCTATGAGTCTTCAGACAATCAAGTACTTTTGCAAAGATGGATTTAAAAACATTTTTTTAAATAAGACCATGGCTGCTGCTTCTATCTCTATAGTGGTGGCAGCCTTAACTGTGGTTGGGATATTTATTGCAATCGGGATTAATCTGGAGTATATCTCACAGCAGATAGAAAAGACGGTTGATATAAGGGTGATTCTACAAAAAGGTCAGGAAGAAAAAGCGGTTGTAATTGAGGAGTATTTGAGGAAAAACGCTTTGGTTCGAGAGTTTAAATACATAAGTCCACAGATGGCTTTGCAAGATTTGAAAAATAAGCTTGGTAAAAATGCGTTTTTGCTTGAAGGACTTGAAAAAGACAATCCTCTGCGGGGATACTTTGTAGTAAAACCTGTAAAGATCGAGTATACTAAAAAGCTTACAGAAGAGTTAGAAACTTTAGATGGCGTTGCTCAGGTCTATTTTCCTTCTGAGACGGTGGACAAGCTGAGAAGGATTTTAAAGATAATAAATCTTTTTTGCATACTTTTGATTTTGGGTCTTTATATAGTTGCTGTATTTATAATTGCCAATACTATCAAAATAACCCTCTTTGCAAGGCGCAGAGAGATCTCAATTATGAGATATATTGGTGCAACTAACAGGTTTATAAGCGGACCTTTTGTTGTTGAAGGGTTTATTATAGGTATTTTGGGTTCGATTTTGGCATATGCTATTGTTTTGTTATTTTATCACTATGCAATAAGATACCTTTCACAGACTATTACGTTTATTGATTTTGTCAACATTTCTATTTACAAGTACAAAATATTAGGAGTGTTTATACTCACAGGAAGCATGGTAGGCATACTGGGAAGCTTAATTTCTCTAAGAAGATACTTAAAAGCCTAAAAATCAAGCCTCTTTTGTCTTTTGTAAAAGAGGGGGTTTGGCTGTTGAAAATCAGACTAAAAATTTTTTCTATTTTGCTTGTATTTGTTATCTTTTTTGAAACTGCTGTATCAAGCACTTTAAAAGAATATCAAAACAAGCTGAAATCTATTGAAAAGAACAAACAAAGAACACAGCAGAAGATAGTAGAGGTTAAAAAACAGCAGCAGCAAGTTTTATCACAAATAGATGGGCTTGATAAGAAGATTGATGATGTGGAAGGAAAAATAAGAAATTTAAAAGCAAACATTGCATCTGTTGAAAACAAGATTTTGCAGACAGAGGCTGATCTCAGAGAAGAAGAAAAAAGGAAAGAAATGTATTATGAAAAGTTCAAAGAGAGAATAAGATGTATTTATGAGCTAAATACTGTCTCTGTATCGTATATTGAAATGCTGCTTGACTCTCAAAACCTTTCAGATTTTTTTACAAGAATGTATCTTTTTAACGATATAATTGAATATGATAAGCAAATACTAAATGAGTACACAAAGAGCATTGAGACTATCAAAAATAAGAAAGAAAAACTTGTTCTGCTAAAGGAAGACTTGAGTAGAGAAAAGAGGGAGCTTGAAAACTACCAAGCTTCTCTTTTGGTAGAGCAAAATGAAAAGAAGAAGCTTTTGTCAGAACTTGAAAAAGAGCAAGACAAATTGGAAAAGATGCTTGATGAACTTGAAGAGATTTCAAATGAGCTTTCCAAGAAAATAAAGGAGATTTTGGCAAGACAGAAGACAAAACGCATATATAAAGGTGGCAAGCTCTTGTGGCCGCTTGAGGGGTATTATGGGATAACATCATATTTTGGCATGAGGTTTCATCCAATTTTGAAGAAAAACAAAATGCACACAGGGATAGACATTGCAGCGCCATATGGAGCAAGTGTTTTAGCAGCAGCAGACGGCGATGTGATTTTAGCCGGATGGGTGTCTGGTTATGGTAAGACTATCATTATAGATAATGGTAGTGGTATTTCAACCCTCTACGCTCATCTTTCTTCAATCAACGTAGCTGTGGGCCAAAAAGTGAAAAGAGGCGAAAGTATAGGTAGTGTTGGTGCAACTGGGTATGCTACCGGTCCGCACCTTCATTTTGAGGTTAGAATAAACGGAGATGTTACTGACCCGCTCAATTTCCTAAGGTGAGGAGCTGAAAAAGCATGAAAAGAAAACTTCAAACCCTTGCAATAGCTCTAATTACTGCAATTGTCACATATATTGTGACCACTTATGTCTATTTTGGAAGTCCTATATATACAAACAAATTAGTAACTAACTCCAAGGTGTCTAAGGTTATATGGCTTTTGAAAAAGTACTATTATGAGCCTAAGGATATAAGTGACCAGAAAATTATAGACGGTGCAATAGATGGGATTGCTGCAAGTGTTGGTGATCCGTACACTGAGTATTTTACTAAAAAAGAATATGATGAATTTATCATACAGAGTAAGGGCACGTATTTTGGGATAGGGGTGACAATAGAGCCTGGTGAACATTATATTGAAGTTGTAACACCGTTTGAAGGTTCTCCCGCATACAAGGCTGGGATAAAACCAGGGGATAAGATTATAAGAGTAAATGGGATAAATTTGACATCAAAAGATATAGAAAAGGCTGTAAATTTAATGAGAGGGCCAAAAGGAACAAGCGTGACAGTTACAATTTTGCGCAATGGCAGTTCAAAGCCTATCGACCTTAAAATTGTCAGGGATGAAGTAAAAATAAAAACTGTATCTTCTTCCATTTTGGAAAATAACATAGGTTATATTAAAATCACCAATTTTGATGAAAATACCCCACAGGACTTTTACAATAGCTATGACAAACTCAAAATTTCTGGCTGCCGTGGACTTATCATTGACCTGAGATTCAACCCTGGGGGGCTTTTGGAGTCTGTTGTTGACATTGCAAGCAATTTTCTCAAGAAAGGACAGCTTATAGTATATCTCAAAGACAGATACAATCACAAAGAGTATTTCAAGTCATACAAAAATGGGGACACGGTAACGCCGCTTGTCGTGCTTAC
This window encodes:
- a CDS encoding S41 family peptidase — its product is MKRKLQTLAIALITAIVTYIVTTYVYFGSPIYTNKLVTNSKVSKVIWLLKKYYYEPKDISDQKIIDGAIDGIAASVGDPYTEYFTKKEYDEFIIQSKGTYFGIGVTIEPGEHYIEVVTPFEGSPAYKAGIKPGDKIIRVNGINLTSKDIEKAVNLMRGPKGTSVTVTILRNGSSKPIDLKIVRDEVKIKTVSSSILENNIGYIKITNFDENTPQDFYNSYDKLKISGCRGLIIDLRFNPGGLLESVVDIASNFLKKGQLIVYLKDRYNHKEYFKSYKNGDTVTPLVVLTNKYSASASEILAGCLKDQKRAKIVGEKTFGKGVVQQVFDLGDGSAIKITVSQYLLPSGAYIHKKGIVPDFKVNQPKEYQDKMNVPMDKDLQLKKAIEILKDEISKSKF
- a CDS encoding ABC transporter ATP-binding protein is translated as MASVRLKGVYKRYPGGVTAVSDFNLDIEDKEFIVLVGPSGCGKTTTLRMIAGLEEVTEGEIYIGDKLVNDVPPKDRDIAMVFQNYALYPHMTVFENMAFGLKLRKFPKDEIKRRVHEAAKILGIEHLLDRKPKALSGGQRQRVALGRAIVREPKVFLMDEPLSNLDAKLRVQMRTELSKLHKRLGTTFIYVTHDQTEAMTMGTRIVVMKDGFIQQVDTPQVLYEQPANLFVAGFIGSPQMNFIESRIEQKDKNLYVVFGNNAIKLPEGKAKKVEELGYVGKEVIMGIRPEDLHDEEIFLQTAQDAVVDANVDVVEMLGSETLLYVVVDGLNLIARVDPRSKAKAGDKIKLAFDVNRIHLFDKETEKAIVH
- the ftsE gene encoding cell division ATP-binding protein FtsE, encoding MVKFINVSKRYPNGVLALTNINLTIEKGEFVFLVGSSGAGKSTIVKLLLKEIDPTEGEIIVGEYKLTQLPKREIPYYRRKIGIVFQDFRLLPNKTVYENVEFAMQITGAPAKIIRRQVPYVLSLVGLAHKAKCYPHELSGGEQQRVALARAIVNKPNLLVADEPTGNLDPDTSWEIMRLLEDINKRGTTVLVATHAKEIVDSMRKRVVAIDCGRIVKDQPKGVYSYESSDNQVLLQRWI
- the ftsX gene encoding permease-like cell division protein FtsX; amino-acid sequence: MSLQTIKYFCKDGFKNIFLNKTMAAASISIVVAALTVVGIFIAIGINLEYISQQIEKTVDIRVILQKGQEEKAVVIEEYLRKNALVREFKYISPQMALQDLKNKLGKNAFLLEGLEKDNPLRGYFVVKPVKIEYTKKLTEELETLDGVAQVYFPSETVDKLRRILKIINLFCILLILGLYIVAVFIIANTIKITLFARRREISIMRYIGATNRFISGPFVVEGFIIGILGSILAYAIVLLFYHYAIRYLSQTITFIDFVNISIYKYKILGVFILTGSMVGILGSLISLRRYLKA
- a CDS encoding murein hydrolase activator EnvC family protein; its protein translation is MKIRLKIFSILLVFVIFFETAVSSTLKEYQNKLKSIEKNKQRTQQKIVEVKKQQQQVLSQIDGLDKKIDDVEGKIRNLKANIASVENKILQTEADLREEEKRKEMYYEKFKERIRCIYELNTVSVSYIEMLLDSQNLSDFFTRMYLFNDIIEYDKQILNEYTKSIETIKNKKEKLVLLKEDLSREKRELENYQASLLVEQNEKKKLLSELEKEQDKLEKMLDELEEISNELSKKIKEILARQKTKRIYKGGKLLWPLEGYYGITSYFGMRFHPILKKNKMHTGIDIAAPYGASVLAAADGDVILAGWVSGYGKTIIIDNGSGISTLYAHLSSINVAVGQKVKRGESIGSVGATGYATGPHLHFEVRINGDVTDPLNFLR
- a CDS encoding PucR family transcriptional regulator, which produces MMTQKVIDVLEQAKDIIDDEFGYIEADGRVIYSSNPLSQNRINTVAIDMIKTDTDLEIFEGRTYKVYRSQTDTYVLYINNTEPHAEKLLDMLNLVVMKAKEPASAYDKKLFIKNLLYDNILPGEIYTKARELHIATGATRVVFAIYIPNAKEIKDVNIGEILTSIFPKSTKDFIIQLDNNILVFIKELKPGSNNEDAYKVARIILDTLNSELLLKAYIGIGSVVDDIKELSMSYKEAEAALKIGYIFEKDKYIVSYHKLGLGRLIYQMPTKLCEMFLEEVFKDVKLSDFDPELIQTVEMFFECNLNVSETARQLYIHRNTLVYRLDKIERMIGLDLRKFEDAIIFKMAMLVNQYLEYTKGNITF
- a CDS encoding GlsB/YeaQ/YmgE family stress response membrane protein; this encodes MLGFIMTLIVAAIAGYIGDALTKYKMPGGFIGAMIAGLVGSWIGAYIPFFRKLGPVIAGIPIIPTILGAAIFIFVLGLFRKGAEEATKQQQ